In Gossypium arboreum isolate Shixiya-1 chromosome 5, ASM2569848v2, whole genome shotgun sequence, a single genomic region encodes these proteins:
- the LOC108482554 gene encoding uncharacterized protein LOC108482554, with translation MAVDDSFKKPGAVPFKWEIRPGVPKLQQRELSSHKEKQQKQRQPPPPLPPPASPFINQSSFPTPPPGIQPKVQKLKPPPAGSYYILSPEPRSHSFRSTPRTRSGSFRFDQPARLRPECVQTGCFPSPLLRRKGSKRRTQKLEPEPDYVSDLETRSRWSVSSRRSVSPFYSSPASSFSSLRSSPRPVADVEWAGFGFF, from the coding sequence ATGGCGGTCGATGATTCCTTCAAAAAACCTGGAGCTGTTCCTTTTAAGTGGGAGATCCGACCCGGTGTTCCCAAGCTCCAACAACGTGAACTATCGTCACACAAAGAGAAACAACAGAAACAGAGGCAGCCACCGCCGCCGTTGCCACCACCAGCGTCGCCTTTTATAAACCAAAGTTCGTTCCCAACTCCTCCACCCGGAATACAGCCTAAAGTACAAAAGCTTAAACCCCCACCAGCTGGATCCTACTACATCTTATCTCCTGAGCCCCGGAGTCACTCTTTTAGGTCTACCCCACGTACCCGATCCGGGAGTTTCCGGTTCGACCAGCCTGCCCGACTCCGGCCCGAATGTGTTCAAACGGGGTGCTTCCCGTCGCCCTTGCTTAGGCGAAAAGGGAGCAAGAGGAGGACACAAAAACTCGAACCTGAACCTGATTATGTTTCGGACCTTGAGACACGGTCGCGATGGTCGGTGTCGAGCCGAAGGTCGGTTTCACCATTCTACAGCTCGCCGGCTTCATCCTTTTCATCACTCAGGTCATCGCCCCGACCTGTGGCTGATGTTGAATGGGCCGGGTTTGGATTTTtttga
- the LOC108480735 gene encoding cyclin-A1-1-like, giving the protein MSTQKGNRRSSFSSSTTSSLAKRHASSSENVGKVMASLAKKRVPLTNITNQKQSSSSKSSALASSLVPSSNKIQKARKTQSVTNVGLSGHVLPPTNERRSSVLPPKVVPSLPTGNEVVLLPPPVQCSMEFSPSKSDGLSSVSLDETMSTCDSFKSPEVEYIDNHDVSAIGSIERKTFSNLCISDHDVVATGSICNRDAVAEKEVDDMAIDVDDNFMDPQLCVTFACDIYKHLRASEVKKRPSTDFMETIQKDINSSMRAILIDWLVEVAEEYRLVPDTLYLTVSYIDRYLSGNTMNRQRLQLLGVACMMIASKYEEICAPQVEEFCYITDNTYFKDEVLEMESSVLNYLKFEMTAPTAKCFLRRFVRAAQGINEVPSMQLECMANYIAELSLLEYSMLCYPPSLIAASAIFLAKFIFLPSKKPWNSTLQHYTLYKPSDLFECVKELHRLCCNNNNSTLPAIREKYSQHKYKCVAKKYCPPSIPSDFFHN; this is encoded by the exons ATGTCGACGCAAAAGGGTAATCGGCGATCATCCTTTTCTTCATCGACGACGTCGTCTTTAGCCAAACGACATGCATCGTCATCGGAGAATGTGGGAAAAGTCATGGCTTCTTTGGCTAAAAAGAGAGTCCCTCTTACTAACATTACTAACCAAAAGCAGAGCTCAAGCTCAAAAAGCTCGGCTTTGGCCTCCTCTTTG GtgccaagttcaaacaaaatccAAAAGGCAAGGAAGACACAGTCTGTTACAAATGTAGGTCTTTCAGGACATGTTCTGCCTCCTACAAATGAAAGACGCAGTTCAGTTTTGCCTCCCAAGGTTGTTCCATCTCTGCCAACAGGAAATGAAGTGGTGTTGCTTCCTCCACCAGTACAGTGTAGCATGGAGTTTTCTCCTAGTAAATCAGATGGACTATCATCAGTTTCCTTGGATGAGACAATGTCCACTTGTGATTCTTTCAAAAGCCCTGAAGTTGAATATATCGACAACCATGATGTTTCAGCTATCGGTTCCATTGAGCGAAAAACATTCAGCAATCTCTGTATTTCGGACCATGATGTAGTAGCAACAG GAAGTATTTGCAATCGAGATGCTGTGGCAGAGAAGGAAGTTGATGATATGGCAATTGATGTTGATGACAATTTCATGGATCCCCAGCTTTGTGTAACATTTGCTTGTGATATTTACAAGCACCTACGGGCATCCGAG GTGAAGAAAAGGCCTTCGACCGACTTCATGGAGACGATTCAGAAAGACATAAATTCCAGCATGCGTGCAATACTAATTGATTGGCTTGTAGAA GTGGCTGAAGAGTATAGGCTTGTGCCGGATACACTGTACTTGACGGTGAGCTACATAGACCGGTACCTCTCGGGGAATACCATGAACAGGCAGCGGCTACAGTTACTTGGTGTTGCCTGCATGATGATTGCTTC CAAATATGAGGAGATTTGTGCCCCTCAGGTGGAGGAATTCTGCTACATAACTGATAATACATATTTCAAGGATGAG GTTCTAGAAATGGAATCATCTGTTTTGAATTACTTGAAGTTTGAAATGACTGCCCCAACAGCTAAATGTTTCTTAAG ACGGTTTGTTCGTGCTGCTCAAGGGATCAATGAG GTTCCATCAATGCAATTAGAGTGCATGGCCAACTACATTGCTGAACTGTCTCTCCTTGAGTACAGTATGCTTTGCTACCCTCCATCACTCATTGCTGCATCCGCAATTTTCCTGGCCAAATTTATATTTCTTCCATCGAAGAAACCTTGG AATTCTACCTTGCAGCATTACACACTGTATAAGCCCTCTGATCTATTTGAGTGTGTTAAGGAACTTCATAGACTATGCTGTAACAACAACAATTCTACTTTGCCTGCAATCAGGGAGAAATACAGTCAGCATAAG TATAAATGTGTTGCAAAGAAGTATTGCCCTCCTTCAATACCTTCAGATTTCTTCCACAACTGA